One Syngnathoides biaculeatus isolate LvHL_M chromosome 4, ASM1980259v1, whole genome shotgun sequence DNA window includes the following coding sequences:
- the adra2b gene encoding alpha-2B adrenergic receptor, which produces MAAVPEGGCSLELSNWNASGASVPCNQSVVKLAPYSPEATAAFATAITLMVVFTIVGNIMVIIAVLTSHSLRGPQNLFLVSLAAADILVATLIIPFSLANELLGYWYFKSLWCEIYLALDVLFCTSSIVHLCAISLDRYLSISRVTYGRQRTPRRIKAAIVVVWLISAVISFPPLLSLNKSEAGDPAGERGPQCELNDERWYILYSTIGSFFAPCLIMILVYVRIYQIAKQRTRCPPGEPRKDGVGAATPSQPERQLHANGKEEDEKTSKARPPTLAITPSPSGGQPEPSRDPNPNNLQPPPPPSAAVASLHAPSAPQPKGGGEKFRGRKRSKSDNNNGDSSSTDSEASNGGGRGSASMPGSPAGGGTRTPGSVERYRNVVATSKGARLVPGRKSKIDNNPGAARRKAVVNREKRFTFVLAVVIGVFVVCWFPFFFSYSLQAVCPQTCAIPDPLFKFFFWIGYCNSCLNPVIYTIFNKDFRKAFKKILCRSTKGTFF; this is translated from the coding sequence ATGGCGGCGGTCCCGGAGGGCGGCTGCTCCCTGGAGCTGAGCAACTGGAATGCGAGCGGCGCCTCGGTCCCCTGCAACCAGAGCGTCGTCAAGCTGGCGCCGTACTCCCCCGAAGCCACGGCGGCCTTCGCCACCGCCATTACCCTGATGGTGGTCTTCACCATCGTGGGGAACATCATGGTGATCATCGCCGTGCTGACCAGCCACTCGCTGCGAGGCCCGCAGAACCTCTTCCTGGTGTCGCTGGCGGCGGCGGACATCTTGGTGGCCACTCTCATTATCCCCTTCTCGCTGGCCAATGAACTTCTGGGCTACTGGTACTTCAAGTCTCTGTGGTGTGAGATCTACCTGGCCCTGGACGTGCTCTTTTGCACCTCCTCCATCGTGCACCTGTGCGCTATCTCTCTGGACCGCTACCTGTCCATCTCCAGGGTCACGTACGGCCGCCAGCGGACTCCCAGACGCATCAAAGCCGCCATCGTGGTCgtgtggctcatctccgccgtcaTCTCCTTCCCCCCGCTGCTGTCCCTCAACAAGAGCGAGGCGGGCGACCCCGCCGGCGAGCGGGGGCCTCAGTGCGAGCTCAACGACGAGCGCTGGTACATCCTCTACTCCACCATCGGCTCCTTCTTCGCCCCGTGCCTCATCATGATCCTGGTCTACGTCAGAATCTACCAAATCGCCAAGCAGCGAACGCGGTGCCCCCCGGGGGAGCCGCGCAAGGACGGGGTCGGCGCCGCCACGCCGAGTCAGCCCGAGCGGCAATTGCATGCCAACGGTAAGGAAGAGGACGAGAAAACGTCCAAAGCCAGACCCCCCACCCTCGCCATCACGCCGTCCCCGTCAGGAGGGCAGCCAGAACCCTCCCGGGACCCCAACCCGAATAATCTGCagcccccacctcctccttctgCGGCAGTCGCCAGTTTGCACGCGCCCTCCGCACCTCAGCCGAAAGGGGGCGGCGAGAAGTTCAGGGGGCGAAAACGAAGCAAATCCGACAACAACAACGGCGACAGCTCCAGCACGGACAGCGAGGCCAGCAACGGAGGGGGCCGGGGCAGCGCCAGCATGCCGGGCTCGCCCGCGGGCGGGGGCACCCGCACCCCGGGTTCCGTCGAGCGCTACAGGAACGTGGTCGCCACTTCAAAGGGGGCGCGGCTGGTGCCAGGCAGGAAGTCCAAAATCGACAACAACCCCGGGGCGGCTCGGCGCAAAGCCGTGGTCAACAGGGAGAAACGCTTTACGTTCGTGCTCGCCGTGGTCATCGGCGTCTTCGTGGTGTGctggttccccttcttcttctcctactCGCTCCAGGCAGTGTGCCCCCAAACCTGCGCCATACCCGACCCGCTTTTTAAGTTCTTCTTCTGGATCGGTTACTGCAACTCCTGCCTCAACCCGGTCATCTACACCATCTTCAACAAAGACTTTAGGAAGGCTTTCAAAAAGATTCTGTGCAGAAGCACCAAGGGGACTTTCTTTTAG